A single genomic interval of Metasolibacillus fluoroglycofenilyticus harbors:
- a CDS encoding DUF3397 family protein gives MKFLAFLIAIIIICPLIALIITYFICRKLRFSNVKAFGLAADIATLLLFFSVPIAVASIWSVSIVIPLIIIAIFIAITFTYIDWRTKKEIVVPQLLKKIWRVYFILLSISYFLVFIAGLTLNILEYVAV, from the coding sequence GTGAAGTTTTTGGCTTTTTTAATAGCAATAATTATTATTTGCCCTTTAATTGCACTTATTATCACTTATTTTATATGTCGAAAGCTGCGTTTTAGCAATGTAAAAGCATTTGGTTTAGCTGCGGATATTGCTACATTATTGTTATTTTTCTCAGTTCCAATAGCTGTCGCAAGCATTTGGAGTGTTTCGATTGTTATTCCACTTATTATCATTGCTATTTTTATAGCAATTACCTTTACATACATTGATTGGCGAACGAAAAAAGAAATTGTCGTGCCGCAATTACTAAAAAAAATATGGCGTGTTTATTTTATACTGCTGAGCATAAGTTATTTTTTGGTGTTCATTGCTGGATTAACATTAAATATATTGGAGTATGTCGCTGTGTAA
- a CDS encoding acyl-CoA carboxylase subunit beta gives MTKQYNEQLQQKIDAIYAGGAQKYHDKLVETNKLFVRERLALLFDDGQYEEDGRFANCEAGDLPADGVVCAIGKINNETVCVMANDSTIKAGSWGSRTVEKIIRIQETAEKLQVPMLYLVDSAGARITDQLEMFPGRRGAGKIFHNQVKMSGFVPQICILFGPSAAGGAYIPAFCDIVIMVEGNASMYLGSPRMAEKVIGEKVTLEEMGGAHMHCSVSGCGDVLATSEQEAIGLARQYISYFPSNFAQLPPLQEAIQPVAGRTLEEIIPENQNAPFDMYECIDQLIDENSFFEIKKLFAPELITGLARIDGQVVGIIANQPKVKGGVLFVDSADKAAKFITLCDAFSIPLLFLADVPGFMIGTKVERAGIIRHGAKLISAMSSATVPKISVIVRKAYGAGLYAMCGPAFEPDVCIALPTAQIAVMGPEAAVNAVYSNKIEAIEDPKERMQFVKEKIEEYKREIDLYKLASELVIDDIIAPGDLRDTLVKRLHYYGSKQVLPPYRKHPVYPV, from the coding sequence ATGACAAAACAATATAATGAACAGCTACAGCAAAAAATTGATGCAATTTATGCTGGTGGCGCACAAAAATATCACGATAAACTAGTGGAAACAAATAAATTATTTGTACGCGAGCGTTTGGCTTTGTTATTCGATGATGGGCAATATGAAGAGGATGGTCGCTTTGCCAATTGTGAAGCAGGGGACTTACCTGCGGACGGCGTTGTGTGCGCTATCGGGAAAATAAACAATGAAACAGTTTGCGTTATGGCGAATGACTCAACAATTAAAGCAGGCTCATGGGGCTCACGCACAGTTGAAAAAATTATTCGCATTCAGGAAACGGCAGAAAAACTACAAGTGCCGATGTTATATTTAGTCGATTCAGCAGGAGCACGTATTACCGACCAGCTTGAAATGTTCCCAGGACGACGTGGGGCAGGGAAAATATTCCACAATCAAGTGAAAATGAGCGGTTTTGTTCCGCAAATCTGTATTTTATTTGGTCCTTCCGCAGCAGGTGGCGCTTATATTCCGGCGTTTTGCGATATCGTCATTATGGTTGAAGGTAATGCCTCTATGTATTTAGGTTCACCACGTATGGCGGAAAAGGTTATTGGTGAGAAGGTAACATTAGAGGAAATGGGCGGAGCGCATATGCATTGCTCAGTAAGTGGCTGCGGGGATGTTTTAGCCACATCTGAACAAGAGGCAATCGGGCTAGCGAGACAGTATATTAGTTATTTCCCAAGTAATTTTGCGCAATTGCCACCTCTACAAGAGGCGATTCAGCCTGTTGCGGGACGAACATTGGAGGAAATTATTCCAGAAAACCAAAATGCGCCGTTTGATATGTATGAATGCATTGACCAATTAATTGATGAAAATAGCTTCTTTGAAATTAAAAAGCTGTTTGCACCTGAATTAATTACAGGCTTAGCAAGAATTGACGGGCAAGTCGTGGGCATTATTGCGAATCAGCCAAAAGTAAAAGGTGGCGTGCTATTTGTCGATTCGGCAGATAAAGCTGCGAAATTTATAACATTATGTGATGCGTTTTCGATTCCGCTACTGTTTTTAGCAGATGTACCTGGCTTTATGATTGGTACAAAAGTAGAGCGAGCGGGTATTATAAGACATGGGGCTAAGCTAATTTCAGCGATGAGCTCTGCAACAGTGCCTAAAATTTCTGTTATTGTGCGCAAAGCATATGGGGCAGGTCTTTATGCGATGTGTGGACCAGCATTCGAGCCGGATGTATGTATCGCACTTCCGACAGCACAAATTGCTGTAATGGGTCCTGAGGCAGCCGTAAATGCGGTATATTCAAATAAAATTGAAGCAATTGAAGACCCGAAAGAGCGTATGCAATTTGTAAAAGAAAAAATCGAAGAATACAAACGAGAAATCGATTTATATAAGCTGGCTTCGGAGCTTGTTATCGATGATATTATTGCGCCGGGGGATTTACGCGACACATTAGTGAAGCGCTTACATTATTACGGTTCAAAGCAAGTGTTACCACCGTACCGTAAGCATCCTGTTTATCCAGTTTAA
- a CDS encoding ketopantoate reductase family protein, whose protein sequence is MRCVYVIGAGAVGLLIASFLRKAGYAVTVVTRREEQAVEIRTYGVTLFQMDGQQRNFEVDAVTERQLVVEEGAMVIVATKYDALQALLPTLTTLSDVPLLFMQNGLLHYEQALALKQQHIMFGSAQFGAEKVGETTVYHRGIGVLKLAVGRGNDDFIRIFEAACNEAFFIEQLQDAEQMLLEKALLNCFVNPLTALLQVRNGQLIHNEYAYHLLQQLYTELMQAFPYMQQKFPFQTVYQLCERTANNISSMLADRQAGRKSEIETIVGAIMKKAEKMGADVPTLSVLYYLLLAIEESGEKM, encoded by the coding sequence ATGAGATGTGTTTATGTAATTGGTGCGGGTGCGGTAGGCTTGTTAATAGCAAGCTTTTTACGTAAGGCGGGTTATGCGGTAACGGTTGTGACAAGGCGGGAGGAGCAGGCGGTAGAAATTCGTACATATGGGGTTACGCTTTTTCAGATGGATGGGCAGCAGCGGAATTTTGAGGTTGATGCTGTGACGGAGCGACAGTTAGTTGTTGAGGAAGGAGCGATGGTTATTGTTGCGACTAAGTATGATGCTTTGCAGGCTCTTTTACCAACATTGACGACGTTATCGGATGTTCCGCTATTATTTATGCAAAACGGCTTGCTGCATTATGAGCAAGCGCTAGCGCTGAAGCAGCAGCATATAATGTTTGGGTCCGCACAATTTGGCGCGGAGAAAGTTGGTGAGACAACGGTTTATCATCGTGGGATAGGCGTTTTGAAATTAGCGGTTGGGCGAGGAAATGATGACTTTATTCGGATTTTTGAGGCTGCTTGTAATGAGGCATTTTTCATAGAACAATTGCAGGATGCTGAGCAAATGCTGTTAGAAAAAGCGCTGCTCAATTGTTTTGTAAATCCGTTAACGGCACTTTTGCAAGTGAGAAACGGGCAATTAATTCATAATGAGTATGCGTATCATCTATTGCAGCAATTGTATACGGAGTTAATGCAGGCATTTCCATATATGCAGCAGAAATTTCCGTTTCAGACCGTTTATCAACTATGTGAACGTACTGCAAATAATATATCGTCGATGCTAGCAGATAGACAAGCAGGACGCAAATCGGAAATTGAAACGATTGTTGGTGCCATTATGAAAAAAGCTGAGAAAATGGGTGCAGATGTGCCAACGCTTAGCGTGTTATACTATTTATTATTAGCGATAGAGGAGAGCGGTGAAAAAATGTGA
- a CDS encoding nucleotidyltransferase, with product MKAVGVVVEYNPFHNGHAYHVQQAKKLTGADIVVAVMSGQFLQRGEPALVDKWARTKMALANGIDLVIELPYVFSTAPAKQFAYGAISLLRAVGCQTFAFGSEDGRLQPFLDSFTLIQQNQALYDALIKDLISTGISYPKALQEAYTTLQQRFPGTYIDLAKPNNILGFHYIEAVSLLKNEIQPFTITRIGAGYYDAIDKHSQIASATGIRQALFNKRALQDVEQFVPSSTYTLLEDWQQTYAAFASWSTFWPLLRFTILRYTPEQLTTFADVSEGIEYALIKHAKGAASFSDFMNKIKSKRYTWTRLQRMLTHIYTGITKQQLHAYTEPSYIRLLGMTESGQHYLSMHKKHMILPLVSRVAAMQNDMLTLDIRATTIYQQGLTSRGIGDDYNIPPIRL from the coding sequence ATGAAAGCTGTAGGTGTTGTTGTGGAATACAACCCTTTTCATAATGGACATGCCTATCATGTTCAGCAAGCAAAAAAACTAACAGGAGCCGATATAGTTGTCGCTGTAATGAGTGGGCAGTTTTTACAACGAGGAGAACCTGCCCTTGTTGATAAATGGGCTCGTACGAAAATGGCTCTCGCAAATGGCATTGACCTTGTTATTGAACTTCCTTATGTTTTCAGTACTGCACCAGCAAAGCAATTTGCCTATGGTGCGATTTCTTTACTTCGTGCAGTAGGCTGTCAAACATTTGCTTTCGGTAGTGAGGATGGGAGGCTTCAACCATTCCTTGATAGCTTTACACTTATTCAACAAAATCAAGCGCTTTATGATGCGCTTATTAAAGATTTAATCTCGACAGGCATTAGTTATCCAAAGGCTTTACAGGAAGCTTATACAACTTTGCAGCAACGCTTTCCCGGCACTTACATTGATTTAGCAAAACCAAATAATATTTTGGGCTTCCACTATATTGAAGCGGTGAGCCTACTGAAAAATGAAATACAACCTTTTACCATTACACGCATAGGCGCAGGCTATTATGATGCGATTGACAAGCATAGCCAAATCGCCAGTGCTACAGGAATACGGCAAGCATTATTTAACAAGCGAGCTTTACAGGATGTCGAGCAATTTGTCCCATCCTCTACATACACATTGCTAGAGGATTGGCAGCAAACATATGCGGCGTTTGCTAGCTGGAGTACATTTTGGCCCTTATTGCGCTTCACTATTTTACGCTACACACCAGAGCAGCTCACTACGTTCGCAGATGTGTCCGAGGGAATTGAGTATGCACTAATTAAACATGCAAAAGGCGCAGCCTCATTTAGCGATTTTATGAATAAAATAAAATCGAAACGCTACACTTGGACACGTTTGCAAAGAATGTTAACGCATATTTATACAGGTATTACGAAGCAACAGCTACATGCCTATACAGAGCCATCCTATATCCGTTTACTTGGTATGACAGAAAGTGGTCAACATTATTTATCGATGCATAAAAAGCACATGATATTGCCTCTTGTCAGCCGAGTTGCCGCTATGCAAAACGATATGTTAACGCTTGATATACGAGCGACGACAATCTATCAGCAAGGCCTTACAAGCCGGGGCATAGGCGATGACTATAATATACCGCCTATCCGACTGTAA
- a CDS encoding SepM family pheromone-processing serine protease: MKKRLAIIVAAFVVFSFLMFYKLDSYIMSPGSAYDVSEFVKVQNGDTEDGGTFNLMTVSMMRATPILYAIAFFKEHQEIMQLNTVRQNEEDDEEYNIRQLKLMTDSQFNALYVAFSKAGLDYQITLKGVYVLNVLAGGAADGIIKAGDEIVEVDGQRIQRQSELIEMISKAQKDDLVELVINRNNELLTKNVQLKEIPESEGRIGLGITFTESKSIKTDPKVNIDAEDIGGPSAGLMFTLEILNQLLDEDLTKGYAVAGTGEMYEDGTVGRIGGIERKVVAADRDGMEIFFAPDDEITEAMLQYNPKIESNYEAAVKTAKDIGTKMKIVPVKTIDDALAYLQALE; this comes from the coding sequence ATGAAAAAGAGATTAGCCATTATTGTAGCGGCTTTTGTCGTGTTTAGTTTTTTAATGTTTTATAAGCTTGATTCATACATTATGAGCCCTGGAAGCGCATATGATGTCAGCGAATTTGTAAAAGTTCAAAACGGCGATACAGAGGATGGGGGAACGTTTAATTTAATGACTGTATCCATGATGAGGGCGACACCTATTTTGTATGCTATTGCTTTTTTTAAAGAGCATCAGGAAATTATGCAACTAAATACAGTACGCCAAAATGAGGAAGATGATGAAGAATATAATATTCGTCAATTGAAGCTAATGACGGATTCACAATTTAATGCGCTTTATGTAGCTTTTTCAAAAGCTGGACTAGACTATCAGATTACGTTGAAAGGGGTCTATGTATTAAATGTTTTAGCAGGGGGCGCTGCTGATGGCATTATAAAAGCAGGCGATGAAATTGTGGAAGTCGATGGTCAGCGTATTCAAAGACAATCTGAGCTAATAGAAATGATTAGCAAAGCACAAAAGGATGACCTTGTGGAGCTTGTGATTAATCGCAACAATGAATTATTAACAAAAAATGTACAATTAAAAGAGATTCCCGAATCGGAAGGTCGCATAGGGCTAGGAATTACGTTTACAGAAAGTAAATCAATCAAAACAGACCCGAAAGTGAATATCGATGCTGAAGATATTGGTGGACCATCTGCTGGTTTAATGTTTACATTAGAAATTTTAAATCAATTGCTGGATGAGGATTTGACAAAAGGCTATGCGGTTGCTGGCACAGGTGAGATGTATGAGGACGGCACTGTCGGGCGTATTGGTGGCATCGAGCGTAAAGTAGTTGCGGCTGACCGTGATGGTATGGAAATTTTCTTTGCGCCTGATGATGAGATTACGGAAGCAATGCTACAATATAATCCGAAAATCGAATCAAACTATGAAGCCGCAGTTAAAACAGCTAAGGATATTGGGACAAAAATGAAAATTGTCCCAGTAAAAACGATTGATGATGCATTAGCTTATTTACAAGCTTTGGAGTAG
- a CDS encoding YceD family protein, producing the protein MKWSIHQLSKYRQDGLPLDAQIQLDEVKTRNKDIRAISPAHVKGLCTFGASQMTCQFTLSATLTLPCARTWEDVEFPIEIDAVEVFSWIDEDKRGDLDGDIHYIDGEVIDMKPVLEELILLEIPMQVFKENTEGQVHGGKSWTYTTDEDVALSRKDDEPKVDPRLADLAKYFDQTDE; encoded by the coding sequence ATGAAATGGTCAATTCATCAACTGTCGAAATATCGTCAAGACGGACTTCCGCTTGATGCCCAAATTCAATTGGACGAAGTGAAGACACGTAACAAAGATATTCGAGCAATCTCACCCGCACATGTAAAAGGGCTATGCACATTCGGTGCATCGCAAATGACTTGTCAATTTACATTAAGTGCGACATTAACTCTTCCTTGTGCAAGAACATGGGAAGATGTTGAATTTCCGATTGAAATTGATGCAGTTGAAGTATTTAGCTGGATTGATGAAGATAAGCGTGGCGATTTAGACGGAGATATACATTATATCGATGGTGAAGTAATCGACATGAAGCCAGTATTAGAGGAATTAATTCTTCTTGAAATACCGATGCAAGTATTTAAAGAAAATACCGAAGGACAAGTGCACGGTGGTAAAAGCTGGACTTATACAACGGATGAAGATGTAGCTCTTAGTCGTAAAGATGACGAACCAAAGGTGGATCCAAGACTGGCTGATTTAGCTAAGTATTTTGATCAAACAGATGAATAA
- a CDS encoding transcriptional regulator, whose amino-acid sequence MEAKRRKDQWTIADDEKLAEIVIQFVQNGKTQLEAFEEAATVLNRTKQACGFRWNKTLRAQYGQMLGNVKKRPKQLMRSHLKLALTSFEELTEAYGQLELKYHELQTEHERLLKWLKQGVQFTQK is encoded by the coding sequence ATGGAAGCAAAAAGAAGAAAAGACCAATGGACAATTGCTGATGATGAAAAATTAGCGGAAATTGTTATTCAATTTGTGCAAAATGGAAAAACACAGCTTGAGGCGTTTGAGGAAGCAGCAACCGTGTTAAATCGCACGAAGCAGGCATGTGGTTTTCGTTGGAATAAAACATTGCGAGCGCAATATGGGCAAATGCTTGGCAATGTAAAGAAGAGACCAAAGCAGTTAATGCGTAGTCATTTAAAGCTTGCTTTAACGAGCTTTGAGGAACTTACCGAAGCTTATGGGCAGCTAGAATTAAAATATCATGAGTTACAAACAGAGCATGAGCGCCTTCTTAAATGGTTAAAACAAGGCGTGCAGTTTACTCAAAAATAA
- the rsmD gene encoding 16S rRNA (guanine(966)-N(2))-methyltransferase RsmD — protein sequence MRVVAGQRKGMPLKAIDGTTTRPTTDKVKESIFNIIGPYFDGGIALDLFAGSGGLGIEALSRGVDQAIFVEKDGRAFQVLQENIKKCRYENNTELFRTDAIRAVKGLLKREIVLDYVFVDPPYHKDVYYDLVMQLVENGKITKSGIIVCEHAKEVALPENYGPFQLIRQETYGAAVVSIYRYVQEEGETID from the coding sequence ATGCGCGTCGTAGCAGGACAACGAAAAGGGATGCCATTAAAGGCGATAGACGGTACAACAACAAGACCGACAACAGATAAAGTAAAGGAATCTATTTTTAATATAATCGGACCATATTTTGATGGTGGTATTGCGCTAGATTTATTTGCTGGTAGTGGGGGTCTAGGGATAGAGGCGCTTAGTCGAGGCGTAGACCAAGCCATTTTTGTTGAGAAAGATGGAAGAGCTTTTCAAGTATTACAGGAAAATATAAAAAAATGCCGCTACGAGAACAATACGGAGCTTTTTCGAACAGATGCGATACGCGCAGTAAAAGGCTTATTAAAACGAGAAATTGTGCTCGATTATGTATTTGTAGATCCACCTTACCATAAGGATGTATATTATGATTTAGTGATGCAGCTTGTGGAAAACGGAAAAATAACAAAGTCAGGTATCATCGTCTGTGAGCATGCCAAAGAGGTAGCACTGCCTGAAAATTATGGTCCATTTCAATTAATAAGACAAGAAACATATGGGGCAGCGGTTGTATCAATTTATCGTTATGTGCAGGAAGAGGGAGAAACAATTGATTGA
- the coaD gene encoding pantetheine-phosphate adenylyltransferase — protein sequence MEKIAVVPGSFDPITNGHLDIINRAADVFDIVYVGVLNNSSKNPLFTIDERIQLIKEITKERPNIRVESSSGLLVDYAKEKGAQAIVRGLRAVSDFEYEMQITSMNRVLDENIETFFIMTKNQYSFLSSSIVKEVAKYGGDIGELVPPIVEQALKEKFSGK from the coding sequence ATTGAAAAAATTGCAGTAGTACCTGGTAGCTTTGACCCGATAACGAACGGGCACTTAGATATTATTAATCGGGCAGCAGATGTTTTTGATATCGTGTATGTAGGGGTGCTCAATAATTCATCAAAAAATCCGTTATTTACGATTGATGAGCGAATTCAGTTAATTAAGGAAATAACGAAGGAGCGACCCAATATTCGCGTGGAAAGCTCCTCAGGCTTATTGGTTGATTATGCGAAAGAAAAAGGGGCGCAGGCAATCGTACGAGGCTTGCGTGCGGTATCGGATTTTGAATATGAAATGCAAATTACATCGATGAACCGTGTGCTTGATGAAAATATCGAAACATTTTTTATTATGACAAAAAATCAATATTCCTTCTTAAGCTCAAGCATTGTGAAGGAAGTAGCGAAATACGGGGGCGATATTGGAGAGCTTGTGCCACCAATTGTCGAGCAGGCACTAAAAGAAAAATTTAGCGGAAAATAA
- a CDS encoding acetyl-CoA carboxylase biotin carboxyl carrier protein subunit encodes MTQVKAPMAGTVFEVSVKEGDAVTVGQTLIILESMKMEIPCEAEVAGTVKKILVAEGDFIDEEAVLVELE; translated from the coding sequence ATGACACAAGTAAAGGCACCAATGGCAGGTACAGTTTTCGAGGTAAGTGTAAAAGAAGGAGATGCTGTAACTGTTGGACAAACATTAATCATCTTAGAATCGATGAAAATGGAGATTCCATGTGAAGCAGAAGTTGCTGGTACTGTAAAGAAAATACTTGTAGCAGAGGGCGATTTTATTGATGAAGAGGCGGTCCTTGTAGAGCTAGAATAG
- the mraZ gene encoding division/cell wall cluster transcriptional repressor MraZ, whose product MFMGEYVHSVDVKGRLIVPSKFREALGETFVITRGLDNCIFGYPMDEWRKLEEKLKNLPMTKKDARAFARFFFSGATEVELDKQGRINIPATLIQYANLEKECVVLGVSSRIEVWAKEAWDTYYDESEASFNEIAENMIGFDF is encoded by the coding sequence ATGTTCATGGGGGAATACGTGCATTCCGTTGATGTAAAGGGGCGTCTCATAGTGCCTTCGAAATTTCGAGAAGCGCTAGGTGAAACGTTTGTCATTACACGTGGATTGGACAACTGTATTTTTGGTTACCCTATGGATGAATGGCGAAAGCTTGAAGAAAAATTAAAAAACTTACCGATGACAAAAAAGGATGCACGTGCATTTGCGCGTTTCTTCTTTTCAGGTGCAACGGAGGTTGAGCTAGATAAGCAAGGTCGCATAAATATTCCAGCTACATTAATCCAATATGCAAATCTCGAAAAAGAGTGTGTTGTATTAGGTGTATCAAGCAGGATAGAGGTTTGGGCGAAGGAAGCTTGGGACACATACTATGATGAATCTGAAGCATCATTTAACGAAATAGCAGAAAATATGATAGGCTTTGATTTTTAA
- the rpmF gene encoding 50S ribosomal protein L32, with protein sequence MAVPFRRTSKTAKRKRRTHFKLSVPGMVACPNCGEHKLAHRICKACGHYKGKEVVAK encoded by the coding sequence ATGGCTGTACCATTTAGAAGAACTTCTAAAACTGCAAAAAGAAAGCGTCGTACGCATTTCAAATTATCTGTACCTGGTATGGTAGCTTGCCCAAACTGTGGTGAACATAAATTAGCTCACCGTATTTGTAAAGCTTGCGGACACTATAAAGGTAAAGAAGTAGTAGCGAAATAA
- a CDS encoding enoyl-CoA hydratase/isomerase family protein: MSYLFENKDGIATFTINREEKRNAVNDEVMDGLQEAITYIEQRKDVRFFVITGAGEKSFCSGGDLSVFHALETEDEAFGMLSKMAKILYKLATLSVPTIALINGTAVGGGCEIATACDFRLIARHAKAGFIQGTLAITSGWGGGTYLFERGLRHDRALKMLVDAQAYEAQKLYEIGWAMRVFEGTKQEALADFIEDMRKIHPAVHQAYKEIELRKWRERNMYERVMEEVCTCAKLWESEAHHQAVNSFLTKSKK; encoded by the coding sequence ATGTCATATTTATTTGAAAATAAAGACGGGATTGCAACATTTACAATCAATCGTGAAGAAAAAAGAAATGCTGTGAATGATGAGGTGATGGATGGCCTACAAGAAGCAATTACATATATAGAGCAAAGGAAGGATGTACGCTTTTTCGTTATTACTGGAGCTGGTGAAAAATCATTTTGCTCAGGTGGAGATTTATCCGTTTTTCATGCATTAGAAACGGAGGACGAGGCTTTCGGAATGCTTAGCAAAATGGCAAAAATATTGTATAAGCTTGCTACATTATCTGTGCCAACGATTGCCTTAATCAATGGAACAGCAGTAGGTGGCGGCTGTGAAATCGCTACAGCCTGTGATTTCCGTTTGATTGCTCGTCATGCAAAGGCGGGCTTTATTCAAGGGACACTTGCGATTACGAGTGGCTGGGGTGGCGGTACATATTTGTTTGAAAGAGGATTGCGCCATGACCGTGCGTTAAAAATGCTTGTCGATGCACAGGCCTACGAAGCACAAAAGCTCTATGAGATTGGCTGGGCTATGCGAGTTTTTGAAGGAACAAAGCAAGAGGCATTGGCAGATTTTATAGAAGATATGCGTAAAATTCATCCTGCCGTGCATCAAGCATATAAAGAAATTGAGCTACGTAAATGGCGAGAGCGCAATATGTATGAGCGTGTAATGGAAGAAGTATGCACTTGCGCGAAGCTATGGGAAAGCGAAGCACATCACCAAGCGGTAAATAGCTTTCTAACAAAATCGAAAAAGTAA
- the bshC gene encoding bacillithiol biosynthesis cysteine-adding enzyme BshC, whose product MKLEQNVLPVQNKILAQYWDKQSTIHNFFDYVYSDDAFHARAQYLTTKTYDTAQLSKIIQLYMTPFGLSEACERHLKELAEGAYVIVGGQQAGVLTGPLYSVHKAISVILLARQQREKLGKKVIPLFWIAGEDHDLEEINHTYTTVDATLKKRVYKERSKRKTMASTTAINKEEMESFVRTVFADFGESEYTKDLLHNVLTHLHASDTFTDFFTALMNELFAKYGLLMLDAAFPAFRQYEADFFVRLIEHNEEIAQVVVAQEEAFNQAGYGKPIEAVVSNANLFFVQGGERFLLERKDGYYTNALGSIKLTKEQLLEVARQTPEKLSNNVVTRPLMQEMTMPVLAFVGGPGELAYWATLKPAFSLLHLQMPVFAPRLNITLVPRTVQPLLAQNELTVLDVMKGKAEQLKNRFIEEVQDENAKEKLAEMQRNLLAQYNELEQYLREQQLDLNNIIEKNKQYHYRQFDYLAAKIGQEILGKHDVKIKQFNLMITELFPNQNLQERYFNPYQYLNLYGPTLVGSLIELDLVPSDQHNYITL is encoded by the coding sequence ATGAAGCTGGAACAAAACGTTTTACCAGTACAAAATAAAATATTAGCACAGTATTGGGATAAGCAATCTACTATACATAATTTTTTTGATTACGTATATAGTGATGATGCTTTTCACGCACGCGCGCAATATTTAACGACAAAAACATATGACACAGCACAATTAAGCAAAATCATTCAGCTATATATGACGCCGTTTGGTTTATCGGAGGCATGTGAACGTCATTTAAAAGAGTTGGCAGAAGGAGCCTATGTCATTGTAGGAGGACAGCAGGCAGGGGTATTAACAGGACCACTCTATTCAGTGCATAAAGCCATTTCAGTTATTCTGCTTGCAAGACAGCAACGTGAAAAGCTTGGGAAGAAGGTCATTCCGCTATTTTGGATTGCTGGGGAAGACCATGATTTAGAGGAAATAAACCATACGTATACAACGGTGGATGCAACATTAAAGAAGCGTGTTTATAAAGAGCGCTCTAAGCGCAAAACAATGGCTTCTACAACAGCTATCAATAAAGAAGAGATGGAGTCATTTGTACGCACTGTTTTTGCAGACTTTGGAGAAAGTGAGTATACAAAAGATTTACTACATAATGTACTAACACATTTACACGCTAGCGATACGTTTACTGACTTTTTCACTGCATTGATGAATGAGCTGTTTGCAAAGTATGGCTTGCTTATGTTAGATGCAGCGTTTCCAGCATTCCGTCAATATGAGGCTGATTTTTTCGTAAGATTAATAGAGCATAATGAGGAAATTGCACAGGTCGTTGTAGCACAGGAAGAGGCGTTCAACCAAGCTGGTTATGGCAAGCCGATTGAGGCGGTGGTGAGCAATGCTAATTTATTTTTTGTACAGGGCGGCGAACGCTTTTTATTAGAAAGAAAAGACGGTTATTATACAAACGCACTTGGGTCTATTAAGCTGACAAAGGAGCAACTACTAGAAGTTGCGCGCCAAACACCTGAAAAATTAAGCAATAATGTTGTCACACGTCCTTTAATGCAGGAAATGACGATGCCAGTATTAGCTTTTGTTGGTGGACCGGGTGAACTAGCATATTGGGCGACATTAAAGCCAGCATTTTCTTTGCTGCATTTACAAATGCCTGTATTTGCTCCGCGACTGAATATTACTTTAGTGCCACGCACAGTCCAGCCATTATTAGCACAAAATGAGTTAACGGTGCTTGATGTAATGAAAGGGAAAGCAGAGCAACTAAAAAATCGTTTTATTGAAGAAGTGCAGGATGAAAATGCTAAAGAAAAGCTTGCTGAAATGCAGCGGAATTTGCTTGCTCAATATAATGAACTAGAGCAGTATTTACGAGAGCAGCAGTTAGATTTAAACAATATTATCGAAAAAAATAAACAATATCATTATAGACAATTTGATTATTTAGCAGCAAAAATTGGTCAAGAAATATTGGGTAAACATGATGTGAAAATAAAGCAGTTTAATCTGATGATAACAGAGCTTTTCCCTAACCAAAATTTACAGGAACGCTACTTTAATCCTTATCAATATTTGAACCTATATGGACCTACATTAGTGGGTAGTCTTATTGAACTAGATTTAGTTCCTTCTGACCAGCATAACTATATAACACTTTGA